GagtcctcttcttcctgctGCTTTCTGTTGAATCCAGCAGGTCGAGCGGGCGCAGGCTTCGCAGCCTCTGCTCGGCGGGCCCGCAGCTCAGCTCGCAACAAGTCCTGggtcttgttcttgtcgggCAGTTTATCCAGGCTCGAAACATGAACAGGAGGGTTGGGGATGTTCTTTGCGAAGGAAGTGATGTTAGTCTGTCGAGCGACATTGGTGCCTACAGGTCTGGGACGCTCGGCCACAATCTTGGGTTGCGACTCGTTGTGCTCATATaacagctcctccacccgCTCCTTGTCCACAGCAGATGTGGCAGTAATCAGTCGAGAGCACTGCTCGTTGGTGAGCTTGCTTCGCTTAACTCGCTTGGAAAACATGACAAATACCcgcagcagctcgtcggGAAGCTTGGCATTGTGTCGCTTCATCAGCTTGAGAGCCAGACAAATGTTGTCCACAGACTTCTGCAACATATCCACGTCAGCAAGACGCAGCCACTCGGCCATCTGACGCAGAGAAGTGAAAATATTCTGCACCATATCGGGAGCCTTATCTGTTCCCGAATACTGCAGCATCTTTTCTCGGAATTGTTCAAACGAATCCAGCAtgctgtacgagtagtcgAGGACATCGGTAAGGAAGGTGATCATGAAAGACCGCTCGTACCGGCCACTCCATTTGGCACTCTGCTTGTAAATGGGCTCGAGAACCTGCCAGGACTCCGACCAGAAGGTCATTAGACAATCGCTGAGAGGCTTGTTGATGTCAGAGTGTCGCTCAAGCATACCGTCACGAGGATTGAGCAAAAGATCAAGCACTTCAATAGCCAGCTTGATGAGCCGCTGACAGGATCCAAAGGTGGGATCTCGTCGAACGGATGCAAGACACTCGTTGTAGTCCTCAAAAGTGTTGACAATATTATCAGCAAATATGGCTGCCCGAGCCCCTCCCGCCGGTCGGATGCTCCAGAgtctgcagcagcagatcgCACTAAAGAAGCACCAATCTGGTTGAtgctggaagaggtggagaaTAGAAAGATAAGCACCAAACGCTCTCTCACCAGCTCCATAATCTCAGCAGGCTTGAGCATACTGACGCTGCTGAAAATGTCAGCCACGTAGTCTGAAATAGCGAGCAAGTCCTTGTTGAATGCAGTTCGGGCCTCGTTGGCCTTAGAGGGGGCGGCAGAGGTCTCTTTAGGGATCGTGAGCTTTTCCAGAAAGACTATAGGCTTGCATGCCACCAATAGCTTTCGTGCAAAGTCCACATCGAGTCTCGGAGGCTCCACGAGCTTGAGAACGTGGGTCCACAGTCCTTCTCTGAAGACATGCACAGACCCAGGCTCCGATTTGCTGCCTAGTTTCTTTGTGTCCAGAACCATGCATGTGATGTCGTACTTGATCAGCGAGCAGAGTAGGGACAGAACCAGCTTGTCACGGGCAGTGTCTGCACCTCCAAGCAGAGCTACGAGTTTAGAAACATTGGCCTCACACGTTGCTCTGAGCTCTGAAATCTTCGTTAGTGCACTTTCGGACAGGGACATGATATCATCGGTAGCAGAAGAAACAACACACACTGCACGTTTCAAAGCAAGAGACAGAATAGGATGGTTGTGTTCCAGAGACAAAGTGATGAGTTTAGACATGGCCGAGGCGGGAAGAGCATTGATCCAGCCGTCTCGGGTGGGTCTATTGAGTTTGAGGAACTCAGCGTTCTTAAACAGGCCGTCCAGAAAGTACTGAGGGTTCATAGGTGCAGCAAACGCCCAGAAGGGGTCTCCGATCTTCATGACAGCACCCATAAATGACAGAGCAGCTTCCAGGTGACGCGATTCATGATTGGTGAGGTATGAAACCAGCATTTTGGGCAGGTTCACCAGACTGCAGATGGACATGATAGATACAGGACCCAATTGCATGAAT
The Yarrowia lipolytica chromosome 1A, complete sequence genome window above contains:
- a CDS encoding uncharacterized protein (Truncated form of YALI0A19404g, similar to uniprot|Q00416 Saccharomyces cerevisiae YLR430w SEN1 positive effector of tRNA-splicing endonuclease), with product MSKTVLKNLELRLASCKDCAINFHIKRHEMMDTVKNRMNYSLDQVNAFARVIQQWDTRRVIPRLEMGVAKLNGQEGENFDPHTLGDIPINTMWEVMCAPQLMQDARVKELFMKLLAAVVVSKHPNSVNLFKLKNAKGDRTIFPGLAHLLLDSDPRMRRWAFIDNIKELIVDGQMEPFSDAALAESGFGSLTRDYVALQCKKYEEENLTLDFLSGGSVLFMQLGPVSIMSICSLVNLPKMLVSYLTNHESRHLEAALSFMGAVMKIGDPFWAFAAPMNPQYFLDGLFKNAEFLKLNRPTRDGWINALPASAMSKLITLSLEHNHPILSLALKRAVCVVSSATDDIMSLSESALTKISELRATCEANVSKLVALLGGADTARDKLVLSLLCSLIKYDITCMVLDTKKLGSKSEPGSVHVFREGLWTHVLKLVEPPRLDVDFARKLLVACKPIVFLEKLTIPKETSAAPSKANEARTAFNKDLLAISDYVADIFSSVSMLKPAEIMELVRERLVLIFLFSTSSSINQIGASLVRSAAADSGASDRREGLGQPYLLIILSTLLRTTTSVLHPFDEIPPLDPVSGSSSWLLKCLIFCSILVTVCLSDTLTSTSLSAIV